In Gossypium arboreum isolate Shixiya-1 chromosome 6, ASM2569848v2, whole genome shotgun sequence, the following are encoded in one genomic region:
- the LOC108484707 gene encoding uncharacterized protein LOC108484707 — protein sequence MENVIPQQWASPCGNQCTHKYAALMQIPWRVFCKKGCNADGDTWEECLAECDEICYKDPVLKDQQWSAYIDRSPGAVNYSQDCFNACVTGCGYKFEICKEKVDQVRPRPLPSEPLPELKPPTSPAATKPDEPAEDVPSTSA from the exons ATGGAAAACGTGATTCCTCAGCAATGGGCTTCTCCTTGTGGAAATCAATGCACTCACAAATACGCTGCTCTCATGCAAATTCCTT GGAGAGTGTTCTGCAAAAAAGGGTGTAATGCGGATGGAGACACTTGGGAAGAGT GTTTAGCAGAGTGTGATGAGATATGCTATAAGGATCCTGTATTAAAGGATCAGCAATGGAGTGCTTACATCGATCGCTCCCCTGGAGCTGTCAATTACTCTCAG GACTGCTTCAATGCTTGTGTAACTGGCTGTGGTTATAAG TTTGAAATTTGTAAAGAGAAAGTTGATCAAGTCAGACCAAGACCATTACCATCCGAGCCTCTTCCAGAGCTGAAACCACCAACCTCGCCGGCAGCCACTAAACCTGATGAACCTGCTGAAGATGTACCAAGTACTTCAGCGTAG